Genomic DNA from Mucilaginibacter terrenus:
CTGCATTTCCTCTTTTGTCGTGAGCGATTCTTCGTTAGTGCTCTGTAATTCTTCATTGGTGCTCTGCAGCTCTTCGTTGGTAGACTTTAGCTCCTCTAACGATGTTTCCATCTGTTCTATAGTGCTGTTAAGCTGCTGCTTAGTGTATACCAGTTCTTTTTCCAACTCCTCTACAATGCCTGACGGCTGCTCGCTGGCCTTTTTAGACCGGGACGGTTTATTGACCAGTCCTCTATCTTCAAAAATAACCAGCACGAGGCCCTGCAGCCCGGTCTCTTCCAACAGCATGGCTTTAAGGTTGATGAGCCGTACCTTGTTACCCTCTTTTAGTTTTATGTCGTTTATGCTTGCGTGCTCCTTTTGTGCACGGGCCTGGTGTATAAGGTTGCCTACTACATATCGCAGTTCTTCGCGGGCCATTTTATGTATGTTCATTGCTGCCTCGCCGTTCGGCAACTCTAAAAACTTACCTGTCTTGCCGTTGGTGTACAAAATGTCTCCTTTGTCGTTCACCAGTACAGATGACGGCGTAAATTTCTCGAGCAGTATGCGGTTAAAGGTGTCGGCTACCGAGCTTTTGCTGGCCAGCTTTTCGGGGTCATCCATTTTATTGGAGATAAGCGGATATTGTTTAGCTACATGGAACGGAAAATCTATCATTTTCCCCATCAGCGGGTTGCCTTCTTTGCGTTCGTACAGCTTCCACTTGGGGTCTGTTGATACAAACATATCTGTAAAGCCGCCGATGGTTTCGGCAGGGCCCATAAACATTATGGCGTTAGGATTAAGCGCGTAGTGGAATATAGGGATGATTTTTTTTTGCAGTTCGGTAGTAAGGTATATCATTACGTTGCGGCAGCAAAGCAGGTCCAGCCGGGTAAAGGGCGCGTCCTTTATTAAATTATGCTGCGCGAAAACGATCATGTCCCGCAGCTCCTTTTTTACCTGGTAAGTATTATCCCGTTTGGTAAAGAACTTCTCGAGCCTTTGTTCAGACACATCTGCTACTATATTATCAAAGTAGATACCGTTGCGCGCGTGGTCAATAGCTTCGGCATCCAGGTCGGTGGCAAACAGCTGTATTTTAGGCCACTCTTTTTTCTTCATGTCCTCCAGGCATTCAATCAGCAGCATTGCAGCGGAGTACGCCTCCTCGCCGGTGGAGCAGCCGGCTATCCAAACCCGTAAAGAATCGCCGTGCTTTTTATGTTTGATGAGCGCGCACATCTTGTTCTTAAGCGACTCAAATGCCGGGGCATCCCTAAAAAATTTGGTAACCCCTATCAGCAACTCGTTAAATAAAACATCTATTTCGGGCGGGTTCTCTCTCAGGAAACCAACGTAGCTAATGTAATCCGGCAGCTGGTGGTAGGCTATCCTGCGGTCGATACGGCGGGTGATGGTGCTTTTTTTATAAAGAGAAAAATCGTGCCCGGTTTGCGATCGCAGCAGCATCAGTATTTTTTGTATAGAGTTGGAGTTTTGTATGGCGGTGCGCACCTGGTCGCTTGCCTCCTCGGTAAGTACCGGGTGGTTAAGGTACTGGATCAGCTTAAGCGGCATTTCCTCGGGCGAGAGCACATAGTCTACCAGGTTGGTGCTAATGGCGGCCAACGGCATGCTGTTGTACTGCGCGGTATCAGGGTCCTGCGCCATGGCCATCCCCAGCTTCTCCTTTATCATGCGGATACCCGTCTCACCATCAGACCCCATCCCCGAGAAGATGATACCAACGGCACGGTTCCATTGATCGTCGGCAAGGCTCTGCAAAAAGTAGTCTATAGGCTGGCGGTAACCATTGGGCTTGCTTGGGGCCAACAGCAGCAGTTTGCGGTTGTGTATGCCCATATCTTTATTGGGCGGTATAATGTAAACCTTATCCTGTTCTACGGCAATTCCATCAAAAGCCTCTACAACGGGCATGCTGGTAAATTTTTGTATCAGTTCGGCAACCTGCCCTTTGTGGTCGGGGTCCAGGTGAATGATGATCACAAATGCCATTCCGCTGTCTGCAGGCATATGCGTAAAGAACTTCTCAAATGATGGGAACGCACCAGCCGAGCCACCTATGGCTACAATAGGAAACGACCTGCTCTTTTTTGTTTTAGAAGACCCTTCTTCTGACTTAGGTAAGGTTTCGGGTTTTATTTTGGGTTGTTGCTTAACGCTTTTGCTGGCCATTGTGTATAGTTAAAGCTTGTTGCCGGTTTAAGTAAAAGTAGGAATTTATTAACGGCAGAGGGTTTACTCCCGGCGCGTTTAATTAAACATCAAAGTTAATAATATACTAAGCACGCGTTATTGATGCAGCCGTTACTTTTTAGCTGCATCTGATAAATAAAAAAGCCGGGCAAGCTTGCGCTTACCCGGCTGGTGAAAGGTTTGGGGGACTGTATTTATTGTACCTTATCCAACGGCGCAATATTGCTTTCAGATCCGGCGTAGCCTTTGTTCTGATTGATGTGACCGTTTATATTCAGGTCTATATCGTTCTGCGGTATCGGCCACAGCACGTGGTACGGCGATATAGTGTAATGGTTACCCGAGTTGGTTATAACATTTGGGTTCTTGTAGAAATCGTTCTTTTCCATAATCCTGTCGTAAAAGAAGTTATTGGTAGAGAACGAGGCCACATTATACGATTTACCATTATACGCAGCCTTACCTGTTTGCGCAAATATGAACGCCATACGGGTAAGCTCGGTTTTACGCGGCTCTTCCCAGTACAGTTCGCGCTGGCGCTCATCCAGTATGGTACCGATGTTTACAGCGCTTGCATCTGTAAGCGGCTGTGCTTTTGCACGTGCGCGCACTTTGTTAATATCGTCCATAGCCTGGGCGTTCTGGCCTTTCCACCAGTAAGCTTCGGCGCGCAGCAGGTAGGTCTCTGCCAGGCGGAACACATACCAGTCGGTGTTGGTACCGCGTGGCGGGCTCCACCATTTATCTACAGCAGTAGGA
This window encodes:
- a CDS encoding CheR family methyltransferase is translated as MASKSVKQQPKIKPETLPKSEEGSSKTKKSRSFPIVAIGGSAGAFPSFEKFFTHMPADSGMAFVIIIHLDPDHKGQVAELIQKFTSMPVVEAFDGIAVEQDKVYIIPPNKDMGIHNRKLLLLAPSKPNGYRQPIDYFLQSLADDQWNRAVGIIFSGMGSDGETGIRMIKEKLGMAMAQDPDTAQYNSMPLAAISTNLVDYVLSPEEMPLKLIQYLNHPVLTEEASDQVRTAIQNSNSIQKILMLLRSQTGHDFSLYKKSTITRRIDRRIAYHQLPDYISYVGFLRENPPEIDVLFNELLIGVTKFFRDAPAFESLKNKMCALIKHKKHGDSLRVWIAGCSTGEEAYSAAMLLIECLEDMKKKEWPKIQLFATDLDAEAIDHARNGIYFDNIVADVSEQRLEKFFTKRDNTYQVKKELRDMIVFAQHNLIKDAPFTRLDLLCCRNVMIYLTTELQKKIIPIFHYALNPNAIMFMGPAETIGGFTDMFVSTDPKWKLYERKEGNPLMGKMIDFPFHVAKQYPLISNKMDDPEKLASKSSVADTFNRILLEKFTPSSVLVNDKGDILYTNGKTGKFLELPNGEAAMNIHKMAREELRYVVGNLIHQARAQKEHASINDIKLKEGNKVRLINLKAMLLEETGLQGLVLVIFEDRGLVNKPSRSKKASEQPSGIVEELEKELVYTKQQLNSTIEQMETSLEELKSTNEELQSTNEELQSTNEESLTTKEEMQSLNEELMTINMQYQAKADELTRMNNDMKNLLDSTEIGTIFLDNNLDILRYTPQVRKLFNLIPTDVGRPIVHVVSNFDNVTLENDIKEVIEKLTNKEIEVKTKTDEWYRVRIMPYRTLDNFISGAVLTFTLITSYKQLEYKLETLSRYTDDVVNVVTDAVIQLDGEYNVKVVNKAFLDTFSMPAQDVKGHDFIAILSAYTKTDKVLKMLNKSQKTHTPESAQVTLQGSVNGKYKFTAVPLRDLKTDQPSLTLLTITKEQD